From one Butyricimonas faecihominis genomic stretch:
- a CDS encoding FecR family protein yields MSDLIPKLDISYLIVKALNGELEGTEKQKLKEWLDESEENKVSYLRVQNRKNQAQRLEVIRKLNKREAWKRIDHGTREHKYFIFKWIYRGIAVTIPMILLFNLYYNKLDRIDRELVKQEHREIHPGEVKAELILANGQRLALDAEKENSVELDLDGVKILKENRGIRYECEDLDGDIPYHELRVPRGGEYPITLEDGTEVYFNSETRFRYPVKFGDRERKVFLVGEAYFKVKREVDRPFIVEIGENRIEVLGTEFNARYYPEENKQMTTLVSGKVKFISKDDKSLVLAPGEQAVLTDEGVLSCETVDVTLYTAWKDGNFVFRKQRLEEVLNTLARWYDVDVFYEDVSRKDIEFTGNIQRFERFEEIVGLLQMAGDTEFEVKGKSIFVRRK; encoded by the coding sequence ATGAGTGATTTGATACCAAAATTAGATATTTCTTACTTGATTGTAAAAGCTCTAAATGGAGAACTTGAGGGGACAGAAAAACAGAAATTGAAAGAATGGCTTGATGAAAGTGAGGAAAATAAAGTATCGTATTTGAGAGTTCAGAATCGAAAGAATCAAGCTCAACGTTTGGAGGTAATTCGAAAGTTGAATAAGCGGGAGGCTTGGAAAAGGATAGATCATGGGACGAGGGAACATAAGTATTTTATATTTAAATGGATTTATAGAGGCATTGCAGTTACAATACCCATGATACTATTGTTTAACCTGTATTATAATAAGCTAGATCGAATTGATCGGGAATTGGTGAAACAAGAACATCGGGAAATTCATCCGGGAGAAGTAAAGGCAGAATTGATTCTGGCTAATGGGCAACGCTTGGCCCTCGATGCGGAAAAGGAGAATTCCGTGGAGTTAGATTTGGATGGGGTAAAGATATTAAAGGAGAACCGGGGAATACGTTACGAATGTGAGGATTTGGATGGAGATATCCCGTATCATGAATTAAGGGTTCCACGAGGAGGAGAATACCCGATTACGTTGGAAGATGGGACAGAAGTGTATTTCAATTCGGAAACAAGATTTCGTTATCCCGTGAAGTTTGGTGATCGGGAGCGTAAAGTGTTTCTCGTGGGGGAGGCCTATTTTAAGGTGAAACGGGAGGTTGACCGACCTTTTATCGTGGAGATAGGAGAGAATCGTATAGAAGTGCTTGGAACGGAATTTAATGCTCGTTATTATCCGGAAGAGAATAAGCAAATGACCACGCTTGTTTCGGGGAAAGTGAAATTTATTTCAAAAGATGATAAAAGTCTTGTGCTTGCTCCGGGAGAACAGGCGGTTCTGACGGATGAGGGTGTTTTGTCCTGTGAAACTGTTGATGTGACCCTGTACACGGCTTGGAAGGACGGGAATTTCGTATTTCGCAAACAGCGATTGGAAGAAGTACTAAACACATTGGCACGTTGGTATGATGTGGATGTTTTCTATGAAGATGTTTCTCGCAAGGATATTGAATTTACCGGGAATATTCAGCGATTCGAGCGTTTTGAAGAGATCGTCGGGCTTTTGCAGATGGCAGGTGATACGGAATTTGAAGTAAAAGGGAAAAGTATTTTCGTGAGGCGTAAATAA
- a CDS encoding RagB/SusD family nutrient uptake outer membrane protein, with translation MMKRLSYYIMLLGIVFFTSCEDFLDQVPKHNLTLDNAVTDYSGAKNILNGMYSIVASNSAFGGATWCRLSSQGGFYSSYTANFNMVYKEGSNDMDGTWQALYSLVNSANAAIEAISNLAENKFPTPERKKEMLAEARCMRGWAYTNLFWLFGRWWDTDDSAYGILYRDKMANLSNLQVPRSSVGESYTKIFEDLDDAIANMPDFTTSRSLSRQMAQVLKAKILLYRGVMRGSTQDLKDALMLVETVKRDAPSNWQMESDIEAMYEVGWDSKEVLWARYLGDFASTTNYEFDYSYNIGYNNTYSDIATGWLKEDPRYEVVMDSARAPETWDTKMVFTPVKLYHGGRYDTKDAPYATYYFRYAELYLMESELKARLDDYSLEEALKPLNDMRAVPDKPCVTGFISRK, from the coding sequence ATGATGAAGAGATTAAGTTATTATATCATGTTGTTGGGGATCGTGTTCTTTACTTCATGTGAGGATTTTTTGGATCAGGTTCCCAAGCATAATTTGACACTGGATAATGCCGTCACGGATTATAGTGGGGCAAAAAATATTCTGAACGGGATGTACTCGATCGTGGCTTCCAATTCTGCATTCGGGGGTGCGACTTGGTGCCGCCTGTCTTCACAAGGAGGATTTTACTCTTCATATACGGCTAATTTTAATATGGTTTATAAAGAAGGGTCTAATGACATGGATGGGACTTGGCAGGCTTTATACTCTTTGGTGAACTCTGCAAATGCGGCAATAGAAGCGATTTCGAATCTGGCCGAGAATAAATTTCCGACTCCGGAACGTAAAAAGGAAATGTTGGCTGAAGCTCGGTGTATGCGGGGTTGGGCTTACACGAATTTGTTCTGGTTGTTCGGGAGATGGTGGGATACGGATGATTCGGCTTACGGGATATTGTACCGGGATAAGATGGCAAATTTGAGTAATTTGCAGGTGCCTCGTAGCAGCGTCGGGGAATCGTACACGAAGATCTTTGAAGATTTGGATGATGCAATCGCCAATATGCCGGACTTCACGACTTCCCGTAGTTTGTCCCGCCAGATGGCACAGGTGTTGAAAGCAAAAATCTTACTTTATCGCGGGGTTATGCGTGGTTCTACGCAAGATTTGAAGGATGCGTTGATGCTAGTGGAGACCGTAAAACGGGATGCTCCTTCCAATTGGCAAATGGAATCGGATATAGAAGCTATGTATGAAGTGGGTTGGGATTCGAAAGAGGTTCTGTGGGCGAGGTATTTGGGGGATTTTGCCAGCACGACGAATTACGAGTTTGACTATTCGTATAACATCGGTTATAATAATACCTATTCGGATATTGCAACCGGGTGGTTGAAGGAAGATCCTCGCTATGAGGTGGTCATGGATTCTGCCCGGGCTCCTGAGACTTGGGATACAAAGATGGTGTTTACTCCGGTGAAATTATATCATGGAGGACGCTATGATACGAAAGATGCTCCATACGCAACCTATTATTTCCGCTATGCCGAGTTGTATCTTATGGAATCGGAGTTGAAAGCCCGTTTGGATGATTATTCTTTGGAAGAAGCATTGAAGCCTTTAAATGATATGCGGGCAGTGCCGGACAAACCCTGTGTTACCGGCTTTATCTCCCGGAAGTAA
- a CDS encoding SusC/RagA family TonB-linked outer membrane protein yields the protein MRFLMFFLLLSVVPVSASVFGQDAKVSLQVEKASLEKVMSILEKSTDYRFVYQNSQVESVGNLTLNFKDSDIRDVMTECLKGSGLTFSVVGVNVVIVPLGEKPQVPKEDKKEKQVKGRVTDQEGLPLPGVSVLIDSTTLGVVTDIEGNYVLTYPEMSNVRLRFSFIGMQTKYVTVGNNTVINVVLEEEVNRLEEVVAVGYGTTKAKDMTGAVSRLGKKEIETAPMGASIQSMLQGRAPGVNVMISSASPTSPVSVIIRGSSSLSGDSQPLWVIDGVPEYSAGTSGNISNTLYNLNLSDVETIDILKDASATAIYGSRAANGVVLVTTKRGKKGMTPTLEFSARYGIQTMNANDFGVLNAKEYIALSKAAVRASFFTRGTLDYFTRQYIDEAKFNAATNNSQFDLETLEDDFFLKDAYYDGDTDWWDLMTHNAATQDYSLGIRGGSKESSYNASFFYKDQKGIVKGGSSKLLGGSFNFDASVREVIRFKLGLRATSRVTNDKDDMISTILDMRPDYPAYLEDGSINMISFYVENPLFSLKNTKEGKGKDFTGSLGLEWDIIPGLTLRTNGTLKYGINKNLTYDRKYYDDGTSSSTVSKNESYTYVWDNTLNYLNTFGDHNLVGLLGFSIEKYESDGLSASGSNFPDDEVLTNLGSAATKNSISSSYSSNTLVSTFARVEYKFKNRYLATFTFRADGSSKFGPDKRWGYFPSGALAWIISDESFLKDYSHIVSYLKLRASIGKTGSQNLGNYDWRTLMGSATYNNAPGIKPSSLGNDILQWESQVQKEIGLDYGFWDDRIRGSIGYYQKKVDNLLYSDPVPYSSSFSSVTQNIGSLKNKGFEFDVKVDIIKNAQKDLTWDFDFNVARNVTTLEKLNSEDEYFGGGAYQYFKIDVGGKTGILYGYKYGGRLIRTNEELVALKTVNPETGQQQYYRDNNNYERPGDLYIMDLDGDGQITADGDRTEIGNANPDFFGGFGTTVYWKGLMVNATFTYSVGADRFYDEEKNSAGDMNVYNTSKNVLKSWTMNPGVDRGYPRAMYYGWGSNSIITDRYVHDASFMRLSALNISYRLPRRLFGSSIVNAIDVTFQATNLFTWTKYPGMDPQGNFSTSYSAFYNMGIDYSSYPSARTYNLGIKITLK from the coding sequence ATGAGGTTTTTAATGTTTTTTCTACTCTTGAGTGTAGTGCCGGTTTCGGCGTCTGTATTCGGTCAGGATGCTAAAGTGTCTTTGCAGGTAGAAAAGGCATCTCTCGAAAAGGTCATGAGCATTTTGGAGAAATCCACGGATTACAGGTTTGTTTACCAAAACAGTCAGGTGGAATCCGTGGGTAATTTGACCTTGAATTTTAAGGATTCCGACATCCGGGATGTGATGACGGAGTGTTTAAAGGGGTCCGGTTTGACTTTTAGTGTGGTAGGCGTGAATGTGGTGATTGTTCCGTTGGGAGAGAAACCACAGGTGCCAAAGGAGGATAAGAAAGAAAAACAAGTGAAAGGACGGGTTACGGATCAGGAAGGTCTTCCTTTACCGGGTGTTTCCGTGTTGATTGATAGTACCACGTTGGGTGTGGTGACGGATATCGAGGGAAATTACGTGTTGACCTATCCGGAAATGAGTAATGTACGTTTACGTTTTTCTTTTATCGGGATGCAAACGAAGTACGTAACAGTGGGTAACAACACGGTTATCAATGTGGTTTTGGAAGAGGAAGTGAATCGTTTGGAAGAGGTTGTGGCAGTTGGGTATGGCACCACGAAAGCAAAGGATATGACCGGGGCGGTATCTCGTTTAGGGAAGAAAGAGATCGAAACGGCACCGATGGGGGCTTCTATTCAATCCATGTTGCAGGGACGGGCCCCGGGGGTGAACGTGATGATCAGTTCGGCATCTCCGACTTCGCCTGTATCGGTTATAATCCGAGGTTCCTCTTCTTTGTCCGGAGATTCTCAGCCCTTGTGGGTAATTGATGGGGTACCTGAATATTCGGCTGGGACTTCCGGTAATATTTCCAACACGTTGTATAATTTGAACTTGTCAGATGTGGAGACAATAGATATCTTAAAAGATGCATCTGCCACGGCGATTTATGGTTCGAGGGCTGCAAACGGGGTTGTATTGGTGACAACTAAACGAGGAAAAAAAGGCATGACTCCGACACTGGAATTTTCTGCCCGTTACGGGATTCAGACAATGAATGCGAATGATTTCGGGGTGTTGAATGCCAAAGAATATATTGCCTTGTCAAAAGCTGCCGTGCGGGCTAGTTTCTTTACAAGAGGTACATTGGATTATTTTACCCGACAATATATTGATGAGGCGAAATTTAATGCTGCCACGAATAATAGCCAATTTGATTTGGAAACACTGGAGGATGATTTCTTCCTGAAGGATGCTTATTATGATGGTGATACGGATTGGTGGGATTTGATGACACATAATGCCGCGACGCAGGATTATAGTTTGGGAATCCGCGGAGGATCGAAAGAATCGTCTTATAATGCTTCTTTCTTCTATAAAGATCAGAAAGGAATCGTGAAAGGTGGTAGTTCTAAATTGTTAGGTGGTAGTTTCAATTTTGATGCCTCTGTTCGGGAGGTGATTCGTTTCAAATTGGGCTTGCGGGCGACATCCCGTGTGACGAATGACAAGGATGATATGATCAGTACAATTTTGGATATGCGCCCGGATTACCCGGCTTACTTGGAAGACGGATCGATTAATATGATCAGTTTTTACGTGGAGAATCCTCTTTTTTCGTTGAAGAACACGAAAGAAGGGAAAGGAAAAGATTTCACGGGATCATTGGGATTGGAATGGGATATTATTCCCGGTCTTACCTTACGGACGAACGGGACATTGAAGTATGGTATTAATAAGAATTTGACCTACGACCGTAAATATTATGATGACGGGACAAGTTCTTCAACGGTTTCCAAAAATGAGTCGTATACTTATGTGTGGGATAACACGTTGAATTATCTTAACACGTTTGGAGATCATAATTTGGTCGGTTTGTTGGGATTCTCCATTGAAAAGTACGAGTCAGACGGATTGTCGGCATCAGGCTCGAATTTTCCGGATGATGAGGTATTGACGAATTTGGGGAGTGCGGCAACGAAAAACTCGATAAGTTCAAGTTATTCTTCTAACACGTTGGTTTCTACTTTTGCCCGTGTGGAATATAAATTTAAAAATCGTTATCTCGCCACGTTTACTTTCCGTGCGGATGGTTCTTCTAAATTCGGTCCGGATAAACGTTGGGGATATTTCCCGTCGGGAGCTTTGGCTTGGATTATTTCTGACGAGAGTTTCTTGAAAGATTATTCTCATATTGTTTCTTACTTGAAATTGAGAGCCTCTATCGGAAAGACCGGATCACAGAATTTGGGTAATTATGACTGGAGAACGTTGATGGGATCAGCGACGTACAATAACGCTCCGGGAATAAAACCCTCTTCGCTGGGGAATGATATTTTACAGTGGGAATCTCAGGTACAAAAAGAAATTGGTTTGGATTACGGATTCTGGGATGATCGTATCCGGGGATCTATCGGTTACTACCAGAAAAAGGTCGATAACTTGTTGTATAGTGATCCAGTACCTTATTCATCTTCTTTCTCTTCAGTTACCCAGAATATTGGTTCTTTGAAGAATAAAGGTTTCGAGTTTGATGTTAAAGTGGATATTATCAAGAATGCTCAGAAGGATTTGACTTGGGATTTTGATTTCAACGTGGCAAGAAATGTTACGACGCTGGAAAAATTGAATAGTGAGGATGAGTATTTTGGTGGTGGTGCATATCAATATTTTAAAATTGATGTCGGAGGAAAAACCGGAATCTTGTATGGTTACAAATATGGCGGTCGATTGATCCGGACAAATGAGGAGTTAGTAGCCTTGAAGACGGTGAATCCAGAAACGGGGCAACAGCAATATTACCGGGATAATAATAATTATGAGCGTCCGGGAGACTTGTATATCATGGATTTGGATGGTGACGGGCAGATCACGGCTGACGGTGATCGGACAGAAATAGGTAATGCGAATCCCGATTTCTTCGGAGGATTCGGTACGACGGTTTATTGGAAAGGATTGATGGTGAACGCCACCTTTACTTATTCGGTCGGGGCTGATCGTTTCTATGATGAAGAAAAGAATAGTGCCGGAGACATGAACGTGTACAATACCTCCAAGAACGTGTTGAAGTCTTGGACGATGAATCCGGGTGTGGATCGGGGTTATCCGAGAGCCATGTATTATGGTTGGGGATCGAATTCCATTATCACGGATCGCTATGTTCACGATGCATCTTTCATGAGATTATCCGCTTTGAATATTAGTTATCGTTTGCCTCGTCGTTTATTCGGTTCCAGTATCGTGAATGCGATTGACGTGACATTCCAAGCAACGAATTTGTTTACTTGGACGAAATATCCGGGTATGGACCCGCAGGGAAACTTTAGCACGTCTTACAGTGCATTTTATAATATGGGTATTGATTACAGCTCTTACCCGTCAGCCAGAACCTACAATTTGGGAATAAAAATAACTTTAAAATAA
- a CDS encoding PKD-like family lipoprotein produces the protein MKMIKYLGILCLFLGLNGCSQDDSMDVSRELNKVTFIGLNEKYSVTLYDYLNIPLSITTSSDEETPFSYLWYLSTATTRNEADTLSREKDLNVMIDPSHATPGEDYTLTVKVTDETSGVYYRKDMKLEVLTEYTKGTLLLCEENGEAEVNFLTKEGERNLLENIYFRANSNQRVGKTPVKIYSVNPSEYYPDLKQELIFCQDGNGGMVASPVSFEALSPVKDAFATSFSGEVLNPQLYFVGGMIDYIIINGQVCKRGVNMGDLQWEAPLVCMDGVGNYEVAPFVMEVDGVQTFYDRLNKRLLQHTRWNMGALYQFDTENADLSRFDCNAMGTNMEMEACGNLSETNAYWMLMRNSETRKLYIYKFRINNEGNFVSTLCEEIPETVAPHIYEAAYFASNSDYSDILVYATSEQVFAFSVNQFTTNTSSSLEALLVTPENQNTEITGMKFITIQEETDQPDETRSSLQIRLCIRNLSLPELQGGVEFYEVSSQGGIHADFLFGKSGFCDTVIDIDEKYS, from the coding sequence ATGAAAATGATAAAATATTTAGGAATTCTTTGTTTGTTCTTGGGATTAAACGGATGCTCTCAAGATGACAGTATGGATGTTTCTCGGGAATTAAATAAGGTTACCTTTATCGGATTAAATGAAAAGTACTCTGTAACCTTGTATGATTATTTGAACATACCACTTTCTATAACAACTAGCAGTGATGAAGAAACTCCTTTTTCATATCTCTGGTATCTTTCGACTGCAACAACTAGAAATGAAGCGGATACTCTAAGTCGGGAAAAGGATCTGAATGTAATGATTGATCCTTCTCATGCCACTCCCGGAGAAGATTATACACTTACGGTTAAAGTTACTGACGAGACTTCTGGAGTATATTACCGGAAAGATATGAAATTGGAAGTGTTGACTGAATATACTAAAGGAACTCTTTTACTTTGTGAAGAAAACGGTGAGGCTGAAGTTAATTTCTTGACTAAAGAAGGAGAGAGAAATTTATTGGAGAATATTTATTTTCGGGCAAATAGTAATCAGAGAGTCGGGAAGACCCCTGTTAAAATCTATTCGGTAAATCCTAGTGAATATTATCCTGACTTGAAACAGGAACTGATATTCTGTCAAGACGGAAATGGCGGAATGGTAGCTAGTCCAGTATCTTTTGAGGCTTTAAGTCCTGTGAAAGATGCGTTTGCAACGTCTTTTTCTGGTGAGGTATTGAATCCCCAGCTTTATTTTGTAGGAGGAATGATTGATTATATTATTATTAACGGTCAGGTTTGTAAACGTGGAGTTAATATGGGGGATTTGCAGTGGGAGGCTCCTTTGGTATGTATGGACGGAGTGGGAAATTACGAAGTAGCCCCGTTTGTAATGGAAGTTGATGGGGTTCAGACTTTTTATGACCGACTGAATAAACGTTTGTTGCAACATACGCGTTGGAATATGGGGGCTTTGTATCAATTCGATACGGAAAATGCTGATCTGTCTAGATTTGATTGCAATGCCATGGGAACAAATATGGAGATGGAAGCATGCGGAAACTTGTCAGAAACCAATGCTTATTGGATGTTGATGAGGAATAGTGAAACAAGGAAATTGTATATATATAAATTCAGAATTAATAATGAGGGTAATTTTGTTTCCACTTTGTGTGAAGAAATTCCTGAAACTGTGGCTCCCCATATATATGAAGCTGCGTATTTTGCATCCAACTCGGATTATTCAGATATATTGGTGTATGCAACTTCCGAGCAAGTATTTGCTTTTTCGGTTAATCAATTTACAACAAATACTTCTTCATCACTGGAAGCGCTTCTCGTTACTCCTGAAAATCAGAATACAGAAATTACTGGTATGAAGTTTATCACGATTCAAGAAGAAACCGACCAACCGGATGAAACTCGCTCTTCTTTGCAAATTCGTTTGTGTATTCGCAATTTGAGCTTGCCAGAATTACAGGGTGGAGTTGAATTTTACGAGGTCAGCTCTCAAGGAGGAATTCATGCCGATTTCTTATTTGGTAAATCTGGATTCTGTGATACCGTGATAGATATTGACGAAAAATATAGTTAA
- a CDS encoding DUF4843 domain-containing protein — translation MKKSFYISGLLAVMLLTGCNENEQMVWKNIPGIYLSEYSNEVDSVYHTFTTSVGDIDTVKLDVKLAGRLLDEPRNFHFIVNESSSAVEGLHYQTLAENYVFPAKEAMVTVPIYVLKKGDELDDKIVTLALTLEPDDGLTLAYTDRVHVRILITNQLIRPSYWDMPLSLYFGPYSKAKHQKCIEIMGHDFPLKEEDLMDYNGVSGYSYWMRAGRQVCNYYATHTEYDENGDLIAPWDPF, via the coding sequence ATGAAAAAAAGTTTTTATATAAGTGGATTGTTGGCGGTCATGTTATTGACTGGTTGCAATGAAAATGAGCAAATGGTATGGAAAAATATTCCGGGAATTTATCTTTCAGAATATAGCAATGAGGTTGATAGTGTGTATCATACTTTTACTACCTCTGTTGGAGATATTGATACTGTAAAATTGGACGTGAAACTGGCCGGAAGATTATTGGATGAGCCACGTAATTTTCATTTTATAGTCAATGAATCATCTTCTGCTGTAGAAGGACTCCATTATCAAACTTTAGCAGAGAATTATGTTTTTCCGGCTAAGGAAGCCATGGTAACAGTTCCGATATATGTACTGAAAAAAGGAGATGAATTAGACGATAAAATAGTGACTTTAGCTTTGACTCTTGAACCTGATGATGGTCTGACTTTAGCTTATACGGATAGGGTTCATGTACGTATACTGATTACGAACCAGTTGATTAGGCCCTCTTATTGGGATATGCCTTTATCCTTGTATTTTGGACCTTATTCTAAAGCAAAACATCAGAAATGCATAGAAATTATGGGGCATGATTTTCCATTAAAAGAAGAAGATTTGATGGATTATAATGGTGTATCGGGTTATTCTTACTGGATGCGTGCTGGTCGTCAGGTCTGCAACTATTATGCTACCCACACCGAATATGATGAAAACGGGGATTTGATTGCACCTTGGGATCCTTTTTAA
- a CDS encoding RagB/SusD family nutrient uptake outer membrane protein: protein MKRKILLIGLLVITFGFVSCSDWFDVSPKSDVKADDLYSTESGFRDVLTGVYALMATENLYGRQMTFGYVDVLAQYYDRISLKSHEYIETVNFQYKEPVDEIAINNIWSTQYKAIVNLNTLLFYIDQNRYVFESENIYKIYKGEALALRAFLHFDMLRLFGPSPIMGEDLKAIPYMDSYTNIAKERSSVKEVLEKVVADLNAARELMKEVDSYGPEYENLKDSYADDRRLKNRYFHLNYYATTALLARVELYAGHTQEALNAAVEIIGEPENEPVQPFELAIESSSEDRLFESEILFTLDIANLENIIDPYFGETALKSGLTNSGTILAFSTTKRDNLFGKESPADDDYRLKNWFATTSSSNSLMSGKLTDSEQMPLIRLSELYYIAAECAGGSRGLDYLNKIRAHRGLVAYTDASKLEENIYKEYCKEFMNEGQMFYYYKRKNLSSMGVYSTKTVVPEEVYVLPLPVDEQDYGNKN from the coding sequence GACCTTTATTCGACTGAAAGCGGGTTCCGGGATGTGCTAACCGGTGTATATGCTTTGATGGCAACAGAAAATTTGTATGGACGTCAAATGACTTTCGGTTATGTAGATGTATTGGCTCAATATTATGACAGGATCAGTTTGAAGAGTCATGAGTATATAGAAACGGTTAATTTCCAATACAAAGAACCTGTTGATGAAATTGCTATCAATAATATATGGAGTACCCAGTACAAAGCGATTGTGAACTTGAATACTTTGTTATTTTATATAGACCAAAATCGTTACGTGTTTGAATCGGAAAATATCTATAAGATCTATAAAGGAGAGGCCTTGGCCTTGAGAGCGTTTTTGCATTTCGATATGTTACGTCTTTTCGGTCCTTCCCCTATAATGGGTGAAGATTTGAAAGCGATTCCATATATGGATTCCTATACAAATATTGCGAAAGAGAGGTCATCTGTCAAGGAAGTATTAGAAAAAGTCGTTGCAGACTTGAATGCGGCACGAGAGTTGATGAAAGAAGTTGATTCCTATGGTCCTGAATATGAAAATTTAAAAGACAGTTATGCAGACGATAGACGTTTGAAAAACAGGTATTTTCATTTGAATTATTACGCTACAACAGCTTTGTTGGCTCGGGTTGAGTTATATGCGGGACATACCCAAGAGGCTCTAAATGCCGCTGTAGAAATTATTGGAGAACCGGAAAATGAACCTGTTCAACCTTTTGAATTGGCAATCGAGTCTTCTTCTGAGGATCGTTTGTTTGAATCAGAAATTTTATTTACTTTAGATATAGCCAATTTGGAGAACATTATTGATCCTTATTTTGGGGAGACTGCATTGAAATCTGGGTTGACCAATAGCGGAACGATACTTGCTTTCAGTACAACCAAAAGAGATAATCTGTTTGGAAAAGAGTCTCCAGCAGATGATGATTATCGTTTGAAAAATTGGTTTGCCACTACTTCTAGTTCGAATTCCCTCATGTCTGGAAAATTGACGGATAGTGAACAAATGCCGCTTATCCGTTTGTCTGAACTCTATTATATTGCAGCAGAGTGTGCTGGGGGTAGTCGGGGATTGGACTATTTAAACAAAATTCGGGCTCATCGGGGTTTGGTAGCTTATACAGACGCAAGTAAACTGGAGGAAAATATTTATAAAGAATATTGTAAGGAATTTATGAATGAAGGACAAATGTTTTATTATTATAAAAGGAAGAATTTGAGTAGTATGGGGGTCTACTCGACTAAAACTGTTGTTCCAGAAGAGGTTTATGTATTACCATTGCCTGTTGACGAACAAGATTATGGAAACAAAAACTGA
- a CDS encoding thioredoxin family protein, giving the protein MKRTILISLCCCLTVFGVTGQGINFFRGSFEEALKKAQQENKQIFVDVYTSWCGPCKMMAKEVFTRSDVGSFFNTHFVSLQLDAEKEKTSGFFKRYQASCYPSFFWLDSTGKILDMCTGYTEAEKFIEIAKQVSESNLSQRWEEGRKRWEAGERSADLLEGYVFGVLAKIQPDSVQPLVFEYLSSQSEEQLKSHENYKILRRFMRSAGDNLAFRILMANASVYCTYDPEFWQHMYRMVVRAGMILRGDGEKFQDYRDFLISLKSPLSQMYLEIIDMELLLFQEKYKQGLQQAMMLTERYRRGHPYLAGEFFYTLIIAHYFEKTSLQDKLADTVIDLAEQALKSSPSQQTLLYSAIAYAHQGNYKRAYELLASMPFFPRPILSNALYPYLKLPIIHREYLKEENSLEK; this is encoded by the coding sequence ATGAAAAGGACTATTTTAATAAGTTTGTGTTGTTGTTTGACAGTTTTTGGAGTTACCGGTCAAGGTATAAACTTTTTCCGGGGTTCTTTTGAGGAAGCTTTGAAAAAAGCGCAGCAAGAAAACAAACAGATCTTTGTCGATGTTTACACTTCTTGGTGTGGTCCTTGTAAGATGATGGCTAAAGAGGTATTTACCCGTTCCGATGTAGGAAGTTTTTTCAATACTCATTTTGTATCTTTACAGTTGGATGCGGAGAAGGAAAAGACAAGCGGCTTTTTTAAGCGTTATCAAGCCAGCTGTTATCCTTCGTTCTTTTGGCTAGATTCGACAGGGAAAATATTGGATATGTGTACAGGATATACGGAAGCCGAAAAGTTCATTGAAATAGCAAAACAAGTGAGTGAGTCTAATTTGAGTCAACGTTGGGAAGAAGGTCGGAAACGTTGGGAAGCGGGAGAACGTTCGGCAGATCTGCTCGAAGGATATGTGTTTGGAGTTTTGGCCAAGATACAACCTGATTCTGTACAACCATTAGTGTTTGAATATCTAAGTAGCCAATCAGAAGAACAACTGAAAAGCCACGAGAATTACAAAATTTTGCGAAGATTCATGCGAAGCGCTGGAGATAATTTGGCTTTTCGAATCTTGATGGCAAATGCGTCTGTTTATTGTACATACGATCCTGAATTTTGGCAGCATATGTACCGAATGGTTGTGCGTGCGGGGATGATCTTACGTGGAGATGGAGAAAAGTTTCAAGATTATCGAGATTTTTTAATCTCTCTAAAATCTCCTTTGTCCCAAATGTATCTTGAAATCATAGATATGGAATTACTTTTATTCCAAGAAAAATACAAACAAGGATTACAACAGGCTATGATGCTCACGGAACGTTATCGGAGGGGCCATCCTTATTTGGCGGGAGAATTTTTCTACACTTTGATTATTGCTCATTATTTCGAAAAAACATCACTTCAAGACAAATTAGCGGACACGGTGATAGACTTGGCGGAACAGGCTTTAAAAAGTTCTCCTTCTCAGCAGACCTTATTGTATTCTGCAATAGCTTATGCTCATCAGGGAAACTATAAACGGGCTTATGAATTATTGGCCTCTATGCCATTCTTTCCGAGACCGATATTATCAAATGCTCTGTATCCGTATTTAAAACTTCCGATAATACATAGGGAGTACCTTAAGGAAGAAAACTCCCTGGAGAAATAA